TCAGTCAGAATGCACAGGAAGGTAGGTCCGGCAAGGGCACCGTTGACGTGAGCCTCCAGCGAACCACCGACAGTTAGATCGATATCGTCAATGCTAGCGTACAGCGACTGAAGCTTGGAAACGTCCTGCAAATagtaaaaaatacacaccgTCAGCGCAAAGTTCTGCGGAAAACAAACACCCGAAACACAAGACTAACCTGTGGCGAAATCAGATCCATCAAATCTTCCCAGGTGGAGGCGCGCTTGAAACCGCAGAACTCACGGTAATCGTTATAGCCAGCCAGACCATGGTCACGGTTGCGCTGAATGTCAATAGCACGCAGATCCCCACCGAATGGACGTCCACGACGGAACAGGAAGTGCTTGATTTCGGCATCGAAGTTCGTGTCGGTGAGTTCCTCAGGCTGGGTGGCAAGACCGCGAGTCAGGAAGTCGTAGTTGTCGCCGGCTTCAATAATCGAGGGACGGTTGAACCAATCGCTCAAACGCAGCGAACCAGTTGGCTTGCGGATCTCAGATACCAAACtatcaacaaagaaaaaagtgcaaaTATACACCGATTAGTGCTTGGCCTTGAAAACGCCCAAAATTAGCATACTTACTCAAGACGTCCTTCAATCTGCGAGTGGAAGTAACGGAAGGCGGCCGTAGCGTGCGAGTTCAGCACTGAGGGGTCCTGGCTTGGGTCGTAGTCGTTGATGTACTCGCCTCCCTTCACACGGTAGATCAGACGGTTCTTGACCATGTTCTCCCAGCCGAGGAAAATTGGCAGCCATTCGTAGTAGTTGATGTGCTGGTACTGGGCAATGTTGATACGGCGCGCTTCCTGGAACAGCAGCTCATCGTCCCAGTGCGGGTTGTACTTCTGCAGCTGATCGGCGATGCGGTTATGCTCACGCAGCAGAATGATCTGCATGATCGTCAGTCCCGGATTCTGGTTAACGCGAGAATCTCCCGCCAGGTAGCACACTTCGTCGCGCGATTCGTTCTCGCACTCGGTGGTAGCGTTCGGGTTATTCGGTGGCCATTCGTAACCGTCACGTTCGACCACAGCCATACGTCCACCGGTGAAGGCACGGATTCCAGCATTCTGCTGATCGGAGTTACCGTACACGAGCGACAGATCCAGATAGGAGGTGACAGTCGTCAGCTGTTCGGCAGGTTGGCTCGGATGGGTCGGTGTGCACTGATCCTCGCGATCGGTCAGCGTGCGGACAAAGTTGATACATTCGGTTTCCGTCTGCGAGTGAGCTGGATCGTGTTCCGGCACAATGATCGGGTAACAGCTGCTCGGGGCGCGCTCCTTGCCAATCAGCTTGCCATCGTCAGTACAACATCTGGTCGGGTGTTTCTCTGTGGAGAGGTAATGCTAATAAGGGCAATGCTCTTCTTCCGGCAATCGGCCCATACTTACTCGACTGGGTACCACCGGCCTGCATGCTCATGTCATGCGTCATGATCTGTCCCCACTGCATGTTGGCGAGAGTGTACTCCGGATCGGGGATGTCCTGTTCGCCAAAGGCAACCAGCGACACAACACGAGAGTTCGGCAGTTCCTCTCCGGTAACGGAAACAGTTGGCAGGGAAATGCCATCACCGTACTTCGGCGTCAGCAGACGACCGTAACGACGGTTCGGGGTACCCCAAGTCGGGTTCTGCAGGTTGTTGCACGAACCATCCAGAGTGCGGTAGCGCGACTTGACGCAGGTCGGCGGTGCCGGACACTGCGGTTGGGCCTGCAGTGCACTCAAGAATGGAACGGTGTAGCGAGTTTTGCTCACCAGTGGGCTAGAGATAGAAGATCAATTTTCGAAGATCAAATACGGTGCGGACATTAAAAGTAACGCAGCTGTCAAACTTACGCGTAGTGTGGGGCGGCAGCATGGCTGTACGAGTGGCTGGCAGAAACGACGTGAGCCGACGGTGCATACACATGGGAAGCTTTCTGCAGCAGACGGGGCTGTGCGGCCGGTTGATCGTGGTGGACCACGCTGTACGAGGTAGCCACATTCACTGCATCGACCTGGCTAAGGGCGATCAACGCTGATGCTACTACAAACAGCATCATCTGTAAGGGGTAGAAGAACAAGTAAGAACAGCTAATGAGACCACCGGTTCGATATTGGAAACAATTACTTTGAAAAATGCTCTCCACCTGCCAGACAGCTAAGATTTGATTtgttaagctttttttctttatcctaCTTCATACACTTTGACCTCAAATGTCAAAACGATTGCCACACGCGCTGAGAAGTGCAATTGATTGTTTGCTTTGATCCATTTTACACAATCAGCGGTAATCAGCAGAGTACGCGGTGTATGGCTGGCAGTTGCTCTCGCACATGCGTTACCAAAAGCCTGCCTAACACGCGGCCTGAGGTAATTCGAATTCTCCTATCACGTGCTTTCCGTACCCGCTATGGCGTTATGCCGTTTGGCGCATTCtttcaaaatggaaaacagatTCATAATTCATCTACCGGCTTGTGATCTCGGTGCAACCGCAACTGGAGGTTGTGTGTGCAGCTGCAGCAATGTGTCCACACACAGTTAAGCGCGCCCAACTGTTAACACGCCAGTAAACCGCCTTTAATTTTTTCCTCGATTCTCGCACTAGTGTTACAATGGATGGGAAGGTGTTTGTTGTTCAGTGCTGGGAGGCTTTTGCCTGTTCGAAGGAGTTCATGTTTATTCAATGTCGACAAGCTTTGGGGGCACGTTTGCAACCGTTCGCGTGCGCTTTTATCAATTACCCGTTTGTGTTATGGCGTTTGTGAAATATAATTGCCGCTAtccggtgtgtttgtttttaaggtTAGAAGTAAAATAGATTTGTgtgagcgagtgtgtgtgtgtgcattttgtCAGCAATAGGCGATACTAAATTCCTTCCCAAAATTGGTACTCTCTTGTTGGTTGAGGGAAACGCCTAGGCCGAGTTTGTTTCCTCCACCTTTTGACTCTTAATTACTCCTTTGGCGAGGTCTCAACCGTTCATCATACCTTGAGCTGATTGatgatgtgtttttaaatacTCTCAACGCGTTGACACTCTCAGGTTTCGAACTTCAAGTTTCTAATGCTACTAGTTGCCCGGCACAACTGTTCCATGTTGCGCAACAGAGGGAACTTTATGCTTTCAAAAGACATCCGAAATGGCTCTATTAATTTCCATCACAAACACCGCAGTactgatgaaaagtttcccatcACCTTCCGTTAAGTGACACCTTCATTTACTTCAACTTCTTATCGTGTCGGCAAGGTCACGGTGCACTATAACGTACACATTTTATTGCATGTCGTACAAGAACGTCACACCTGCGACACTCCAACCAGTGTATGACTATCATTTCGATGCTTAATTACTTGCAACGGTACACAGCGCACTGGTAAATTCCTTCCTTAAATGGAGCGTACACTTAAAATTATCTCTAATAGCCCAAATGCAATATGGCCGATGTTGTGCATGCGACCTTCAAACGTTCATCCCACCCCGTGCTACGATCCGGACGCTgaagattgaatttaattctttttgtATTCACCGTGCTGAGGCTGTGCGTGATTCACGCCCGTTTGACTCCCCGCTGGTTTTTGATTATGAAGACATGAGCCTGGCTGTATGATCAGTAAGAATAGGTCGAGTAATTGCCAGGCCTGGTCAAACAACCAAATAATGGTACGGTATTGATTGTATCGCTCGCTCCAAGGACGTCAGTACTGTCGTTGGGTAGCAATGCCATTATATGTATTTTCCTCAGTGTCCAGCGTTCTAGCAATCTGGGTGTCGGCTTGTAGGAATTACAAGCCGTACAATGGTATTAGAGCTCCGACTgtgggttttgtggttttatgATTAATTCTTGCTTATgctcttttttgctgttgcttcccTTTCCTGAGTTATGCTTTGTTTGTGCTGCATAGGGTTATTAGTTTGACAGATAATGACACGAATCGTTATACTTCTCCATTAGTTACTTATGGCCGGGCTTGCAGATGTGTCCACACAAGCGTTATAAATTCAGGAAGACAGCAATTTTATATTGACCTTACTCACACGACTCACAGTGCTGCGCGGGTGTGTGCTCACGCGCAGCCCTAGAAGGAGTTCTCAGAAACTCTCAACCTGTCCCGGACAAGGGAGACTCGAATGCAAAAGTGCAGCTCGTGTGCACCAAAGGACCCCGATTCGCAACCACTGGTGAAAAGAACATTTTATCAGTCGTTTCGCATCGGTGCTCAAATCGTGGTACTTCAAGTATCGAAGCCTTCCTTCTCGCATGGCACTGGGAGTTACTTGTGCTTGCTGTAAGTGTATGCAAAAGGTGACGAAGGGACCCCGTCAAACAGTAACATGCTCAACCTACATTCGATGAGATCAGTACGGTGGCATTCTGGTTCAGCTGGGATGGTGATCTGGCCGCCTGCATTTCGTGCCTTTGCACAATGACTTCCCCTCCCCCTTTCCCCCACTTACAGCCCTTATTCACTGAATTCCATGCACAACTCGGAAGGCTCTCTGGGAATAAGTAGTGCAAACTCTGAACCCCCTAAAGTGTGCGACAAAGAAATACGACCGCATACAAAATCGGCCCCGCGAGAATCGAGAATACCCCCGGCAAGTCTTGCCCGGGTGAATCGTGCCATGGGGTAGCGTGGAGTGATCGCACTGGGTAACAAATTATGTAATACTACGACTGTCTCGAAACGCGACATCCATACCTACGACTGCACGAGATCGGGAAGCAATTCTTGCCCGGGGTACTATAGTGGTGGGCATGGTTTATTAGTTTTACGATCGAAGAGACTCCCTCCGTGGACCGTCCGTCCGGGCATGTAAGACCTTCTCGGTATGGTGATCTGAAGGGCAATTCTGCTCGAGAGGCACCGTTTAAACGCGCTCTCCCCGGTAGCATACCACGCTCAGCAAACCCTGCGATATTGTTTATGCTTGTCCGCGGCATTATTTGCCGTCCTGGCCTAACGCCTCGTGCGctgttaattaatttaaagtttttccgcCGCTTGTAAATCGTAGCGAAGCGATTGGTTTTGGCTACCGGTTAAAACAGCGTGAACCGGACACCGGATCGCTTGGAAAGGAGATTGATTATCCTGGGTGGTGTGGggtttgccttcttttttttaatttgcttcctACCTATTACGTGCCAGAAGGGGATTTGATAGAGTTATTTGTGTCTTTATTGATGTGACGAATGACTATAATGATTCTATCCGCCATTTGCACGCTTCTAGTCGAGTCACCAAGAATCGATTTGGTGGATTGAGTTAAACCAGCAATTTATTAGGTCTCTCCAAATTTTTGACACCTAAATAGATCACCAACTGTGCTGCTATATGGCATAGAGGCATAAGGTTTTACGACCTTGGATAAGATCATGCATCACCCGCAGCGTGTGGTCGTCGTTCGTCGAGGTTAGATGAAGTAGTAAGCAGTTTTTTATCTATAAAAACTAATGCAAATCCGATCAATATGTGTGATCGTAGTCAGAGAGGTCCTCCAATTAGCTTATGGATATGGATTGGGATGCCGATACGATCGGCACCTGGTAGTAACAGTCAGATTAGTAAAAGGTGCCGTTTAGGTACCTTTCAGAGCCTAGAAGTTCCGGAATGACGGATGGTGATCGACGTCCCTCTGTGTCTTAACCAATCTCGATCACGATCACGGCGCGTCTAGATAGTATCGAGCTCTAGATAGATTTTCTCATGCCCGGCGGAATCTTTCCCCCCTTGCAGGAATTGTTTCACATCGGTGGCATTCACAATGGACGGCGCTACCGACAGCGTCAAGAGGAGAGAACTCGGACTCGTGCATTCTTAATGGAATGCCATCACCATCGCTTTGCTTCGCCGATCGTATTACGGATTTGACTTTCACTAGCATTAACCTTCAACTTGTTTGCCACAAATTGATTCTTCGGTGAATGGAAAGATAGCAAGAAGACAATTTCATCAGGGACCAGGTTTTTTCGTTTGTGAACTagtttcgtgtttttgtgcACCATCTCCAAAACAGTCTCCCGAATCGGATAGGAATAGGCATAATATAGGAATCCTTTCACATGCAAGATTCGAACGCAATcgaattttgttaatttactCTCCATTTCTGTGATCCGGTTTCTGTAGTAGCCGACGATTCCATTAGTAGTTGACAGGTCGAATGAAAGTGTAAATGATTGCTTACAACTTTGCCTTTGCTTAACCCGTTTAGGAAGGGAGTCCTTAGGTACTCCACACAGAAGCTCAACAGCTATTAAtcttgattttcctttttgtagGACACACTTGCACGCAATTatggcgtgcgtgtgtgtttgctcgTGCTTTCTAATATATTGTTAACAACATTTGTAGATTAAGATAAAGGTGTCTATTGTGTCACAGATGGCTGTTGCCTTTCCAAAAGCTAGACTTTAAAATACTAAGCAAATATTAACCATTGTCACCGGGTGTAGAAATGCTTTTACAACCTGCTGTCCAAGCGCTACGATCCCTTAGCAGTTGCTTACATCACGCCTCAGTAGCGCATGCCGAGGCGACCGTCAATTTCCTCTCTAGGACATGATAATGACAGCTGCTGCAAAACTAAACCGCTCTCGGCAAAACCTTCAGGCCGCTAGGCCGAGGCTCTCAACAGAACCGCTCAACCTTGCACAGTTGTAGGTGACGGTAACGCAATTTacgaaacgaaagcaaaaccaatGGGTTTTCCGCGCGATCGTTAACGCGATCGGGTTGGCTCGGCCGCATAGATGGTACGCGATTTGACAGCTAGACCACCAGGCATCGCACGTGAGTGGTCGGATGGTTCCAGTTTGCAGCAAGAACCGAGAAAAGCCATTCCTTCACATCGCAGCACATGTAATGACTGCCGGCAGTATCATGAACGCAACATGCTTTATGTTCGATTATTAATTACTCGTCCAGGCCCAGGGCATCACTTTGACCAGATCGGCATCAGAAAGGTACCCGGCAAAGCAGCGTGTTGGATCTCAAATCCAATTATCACATGTCATTAAACACTGAACATTGCAGAGTTCAGTTTCTAATGCTTCGCAAATTGGCAGTAAGTATTTTGAGAGTCCTGCCAAAAGGGGGGGTCTTCAGGACAGGGCATGCCGTACGCTCGCTAAATGTGTCGTATTATGACGCTAATGAGTCATTGCGAACAAATCATCGATCGAGCCAGTAAGTTGAGCGGTTTTTGCATCACTGATCGAGCCGGTAATTTGCACCATAATGGTACCGGGAGTCATGTACATGTGGACTGCTGCTCTTAAGGTTATAATCTCGAGTGATGATGTTGAAGTAATGAGTGTGCTTAACACTTTGTGCGTGAGTATCACACCAACCCTGTTTATCGCGAATGTATTTGGAGGTGGTTTTTTGGTTAATGTTTACTCTCTTACTACCGCCGGTGGGCAATAGTGCTTGAGGTGGTCCATGGCTCGCCACTAGCCACATTCGCACTGTAGTAAAGGTAAGCCTTGGGTTGAGATagaatgtttcaatgttaAGTTCAGCTCATTGATTTACAACCCATGCTTTCAAGTAGAGCACAAACATACAAGCGAAGCGCGTTCAAGCGAATTCTTCTCCGTCTATcgtatttttcctttaaaaagaaaagcttaaacgcacattattttaatgcaaaaCCCTCAttgcatcacacacacaaaaatggctTCATTGTTCCAGTTTTGatgaaacaaattttacaatcACCATCGATCGCCAATCGAATTTGATGCTGGACATTCAGATTCGATGATGATGTTACACTTCGCCCGTCTAGCTATGTCTTTTGCgccgtttcgtttctttttcattttcacgaTCACGAATGCATTTCGTGGTGTCCAAGTGGATCATCGCGCTAGCCTCCCTCCGTATTGAGTAATTCTCCCATCCCTCCTGAGTGATCGGAGCTCGAGAGTTACCGTTTTATCCATTGATCGCGATTGGTAAATTGGTAAATTCTGTTTACCAAACGCTACCTACCTACCCGATTAGTGGGAGAGCAACATTCTTCGTCACGACCTTGGTGTACCGTGTAgtgtctttaaaaaaaaaaccgcgttAAAAAACTCGCCAGGACCAGGAGAATTATGTTGTGCAAAAATCCACGCACCCAGCGCAACGAAGCTTTCACGCCACTgccaacaaaataaagcacGAATATGTTTTGCTAAAACCACACTTGCTCGTGGGCTGTGTGAAAAGCATGGAAAAGGCCGGCTGAGGGATGCTGTGGAAACctggaggagggggggggggggtatttTTGTTCGTTCAATAAACCCAATGTTAATGGCCGTCTTTGATCGAGTTTTACGGGTTGACTAACAGGTTCGGTGGTGAAGGCAGTGAAGTTTTCAGGTGCACTAAGTACAGGCAAGCGCGAGAGAGGTCACTAAACGTACGTCCAGCTGTACGAGGTGTACCATAAATCAAACCATCGGCCTTGCACCGCGCTCTGTGGTAAAATTTGATTCACATTTGCGCTTGCGATTTGAATAACAATTGCAAGAGTATTGAACGATCGTTATTGTATTATTCAAATGGATCATTAAAGCGTTGTCCTTCTTGGCGTTAAGTATACAAATTCCTTTCCAATTTGCCACCGTTTTTGATCGAATTACGAACAATATCCTGATACAGTGATTCATTGCCTAATGTCAATCATCATTCCGTATCGTCTCTAGCCCGTTGAGAGGATCGTTTGCTATTAAGACATTAAACGCTACCGTAGCGGCATAAATCACCGGCATCCGGTGCGTCTCGATACCAATCAATCAACCTATCACACCACCTCGCTCGTTCCCTGCCACTTCTCTCCAGCTATAATGATGTGTCGGAGACGACAGCAACACGGTCAGCAATCACGCGGTGAGCGGTGTCGATGATAATCTTCTTCATAATTGCCACCGATAAACATGCAACTTCTCGATGGGGAGCCTCACCGATATGGCTCGCTGCTTATGTTTCAATCGTGAAGATCAATATCAGTGACGATCGATGACGAACGAGTTCGAGATCAGTAAAAGCAGTCTCGCACATGGTACCGCTCCACCGTTCGTCGGCACATTCGTACGTCGAACCCTAGCAGAGCAGCATACGAAAGAGTTACCGCCTGACATTGGCATTACTTCTCGCTGGATAGGTTTCATACCACCCGTACCATCATGCTTCCCCATCTGGAAGCAAAAATGTGCTCACTCATTAGCGAGATGCTACCCCGTTTTGGTTCGGTAGGCGTTCAAATGGTTCCCCAGTGTCTGCCCGGTGCGGTTGGCATCTTTCGGTCCTTTTAACTTCATTCACTGGTGTCAGTTGTGCAAGACAGCAAAAAGCATGTACCGCTCAATTGTAGCCATTtagggcacacacacatatgctgaggagacgaaaaaagaaatgaaaaaaaaaaccagcgaTGCTCCCAAATTATTAGCTAGCTTGGTTGCTTGCGAGAGCTTAAAAGCTGGGTTAGTTTTCGgcgagtttgtgtgtgcggtACGGTGGGTGAAAATTAACGAAGGATGAAAGGATTGCCCCAATACCGCTCAACATTGTGTCGCGATGATGCAGCAGTGAAGattagcaaacacacacacacacacacaactgcaCGGTTGCGGGTGGACATGGCTTGTTAACACAAAATCGCGCGCCGTTAGCAAATTGAGCCCTTTTTTCGGTGTGGAAACTGCTAATCGAGTTGTGAATCGCGTCGCTGCGTATTGTTCGCAGCGGATGCAGTGTTGTGACACTTCGCCGGCTGGTTAAATGGCAATTGTATAGGAATTAAGCACAATTGTATGGTGCAAGTTCCAattggttgtgtttgtttttgatgaAGCCACTTGACACCATTCGGGGGTTTTTTCAAACGAACTGTTCCCTTTAAGCTGTTAAAAGGATGTATTGGTTTTAATATTATATTCAttggtaaacaaaataaatttaatttaacctACAAAGAATTATGTAAAATTACcaatgcattttattttaaatattagacACCAAGACAATTAATATAGCAaattttatagcttttttATCGCTGGATAACACAAAACCTGTCAAACTACgtcttggcctaacgacctGCTACTAAGTGGCAAATGCCGAACACCTAATGGATTTCtactagacttgtttataccacgtagttggatagtcagtccttactataTAACAACGGTTCGGATAGGATCTGGATCAACCTGGATCGGTTAAATTTGTACTTCAGCAGTTGGCCTTTCTGGCTACTAAATATTATccaaaaatgcaaatgcaggcaaatttattcaatattttgcTCAATTTTATGGCATTCTGCTATAAAAACCAATTGCTTCCGGAAGAAACAAACCTACAATTGCCGGAAGCAAATTCTAGCAGCACGAATGACAATGCCATTAGCTACACAAAGCCCTAAAGCTGACCCGCACTAATCGTACGCCACATGCTTACTCAAATATGCTAAACGCAACGGCAAACTTAGTTGCACGGGCTCTACACAAACCATGCAAAAACCACCCCATACTTTCCCAgcgcactcactcactcaaaatgcaaacaaatcacTGCTCGTGCTTAGCAAAAGCCACTGCTGCCCGTCGTGCTGCTAACTGCATTGCATTCCGGTCCCATGTCATAACAGCACAACCGATCCGGAAAGTACAATCTAACCGTGGCTCGGAACTTTGGGCCACTGTGGGTTGCACATTGTACCTACGGTTCCCATATTGAGCAAAGACCCAAAACAAATCCGAGCTACCCACGATAGAAACCGAAGACGGCGCGGTGCGTTTTTGGGTTAGCTGGGAACGCGCAAAGCGCAAACTCAAACCCATGTTGGCACGTGTTAGCGTGTGTCGATTTGCAAATGCTCAAACAAATGGTgaattgtttgtcttttttttcctaatcaaacaacaacaacctccCGGCAGGAGTGGTTCGCAACCTCGCCGAACTAGGCTGGCATGGAAAGTACATTGCTTTCACAAGATGTTCCCGATCGTAGGCGAGTGCAACGATCtgggcggttttttttgtgagtttagCTTTGAGAAAAGTCACACCGTTGGTAAATTCTCATCAAGATGCCCCCTTCTTAAGAAGCTGAGCCACGCGCAATTTATGGCTTGATAAGGGTCgtgttgaattttcataattatcTGTTTGAAATTTACACTGCCATATCAATATGTGTGCCACGCGCAGCTAGACAATCGGTCTCCAGTTTCTCATTACACCGCAACCAGCAGTCGATGACGGATTTGCAAATGCTCCTAAGTGGGAACAAAATTGCAGCAATAACTTACAGCTGCTTTAGGGGAGAATTATTGTACACCTAGTACTGTAAGTAAGAAATATAAACACAACCAATCCATATCCCAAGGCGTAATATCTATCATTAACCATCAAAGTCAGCAATCGCTACCAAACATCTTCACCATAGTTCGATTCGACGCCGCTTTTCCTTATTCAATCGGTACTAGTAATTATGTACTACGTACCAGCCAACAAACGCCCCCCCATTTTCTTGAAAGCAATTTGTCTAAAGTGTTGCCCAGTGCGTCGCTGTTATCGGCTTTCCTTGAGCACCTTTCCGAAGCGTAAGATTACAGGGTTTACGGGCGTACGTACCATTCGATCAAGTAAACGATCGCGTAACATTACCAATGCATACTACACAAGCTTCcggttggtgctgctgctactgcaccATCGCCCGAGGTTAAAGGTTTGGCCAGTTATGAATAAGGCTTCCGAAacttcatcgtttttttttttaattttctaattgGACAATTCCCATCAACCGTCAGATTGCGTAACGAAAGTTTACATTCTCAAGCGCACACGCTTGGCAAAGCTCGAACCTCGATCGAAATAATCGGAACCAACGGAAACGGTTAGTCTTGGAATCGTGGAAAGGAAACACATGCTTTTGCTCGAAAATGTTGCATTGtgtcccaaaacaaaaaaaatcctaaataAATGACAAACGGATACAATTTCCAACGGCGATGATGGCGAATCCGATAATTCCTAATGTCCTCGTACGC
This genomic window from Anopheles maculipalpis chromosome 2RL, idAnoMacuDA_375_x, whole genome shotgun sequence contains:
- the LOC126555974 gene encoding peroxidase translates to MMLFVVASALIALSQVDAVNVATSYSVVHHDQPAAQPRLLQKASHVYAPSAHVVSASHSYSHAAAPHYAPLVSKTRYTVPFLSALQAQPQCPAPPTCVKSRYRTLDGSCNNLQNPTWGTPNRRYGRLLTPKYGDGISLPTVSVTGEELPNSRVVSLVAFGEQDIPDPEYTLANMQWGQIMTHDMSMQAGGTQSKKHPTRCCTDDGKLIGKERAPSSCYPIIVPEHDPAHSQTETECINFVRTLTDREDQCTPTHPSQPAEQLTTVTSYLDLSLVYGNSDQQNAGIRAFTGGRMAVVERDGYEWPPNNPNATTECENESRDEVCYLAGDSRVNQNPGLTIMQIILLREHNRIADQLQKYNPHWDDELLFQEARRINIAQYQHINYYEWLPIFLGWENMVKNRLIYRVKGGEYINDYDPSQDPSVLNSHATAAFRYFHSQIEGRLDLVSEIRKPTGSLRLSDWFNRPSIIEAGDNYDFLTRGLATQPEELTDTNFDAEIKHFLFRRGRPFGGDLRAIDIQRNRDHGLAGYNDYREFCGFKRASTWEDLMDLISPQDVSKLQSLYASIDDIDLTVGGSLEAHVNGALAGPTFLCILTEQFYRTRVADRFFYERGDKDLAFTREQLAELRKASMARLFCDNGNHVASMQPKAFLRISHSNQVVPCQQIPEVDLSLWKDLSYDNSLNSFHYFHNYKK